A genomic window from Atribacterota bacterium includes:
- a CDS encoding glutamate mutase L, translating into MDKSNKKRRVLNCSIDPCVHTLGVERFAEWLESKGIGYIAIKLGPAVSIDELIDKIRESKAEVVTFSYRLGDLHVDEIIEELIEKVYKYGLQPEKSGIRYCFGGLRPAANLVRAMTGLRILEDRFSPPEDRHFNLEKIAQEYKNKEKFQGFFEMVVDDYVTMDELEYFAQKKIRVAREKIKWSDDLLERIKQVRQLENRPIIRAHIGAAAETIEPTVEGTRKISEAAALEIVSLAPDQASQAFLAKFVRGEENPEKYRKGEGGAPIRSKEDLRRLKEATQCGNYPMIRIYSGTDELVELAKIFEETLHMPFPAVPVFFYNRLDGRGPLSILDGINEHFNTMRWWASINKPLEINDPHQWQLRRCSDDMYVTDHILCGIIALKMGIKNYVMQLMFDLPPEINPRYDLGKMKAAFELIEPLTRHFDFSITKETRGGLSSFPPNLDKAKSHLTMTTYWQMFMDPDIIHVVSYCEAHHDAKAEDIIASCDITKQTVEEYYRTPLPEIWQLPDVISRKEELKKGAMYNIFHLALMGGYEGKINLENFFEYTVNPGEAAKRENVADRAKNYETMLLDLIDEKNYPSGQCDLISADNLDLALQVGLFQAPQVTVIDKRYELAGMCKTKIIDGTCRIDEFCLQKVKDEIERVDKVRERFPWYFYKDVSQTDELSIVAESKDAIVEDHLLLSFRDQLGLKDLRDKKILAVDFGSTYTKIAIFNTNSDAVDLRYVPTTVDDIREGLANGLGCLDKCRKEGNWEPLRKMMNEFDIKLPCSSAKGGLKMVTVASTERESGFAADLAALTAGAKLLNSYDGKLSLEEARAIYLEDGPEIILLSGGVNEGGDTETVLHNAKILAETAKLATYAKYGIPIIYAGNEDVTEEILDIFHSHNIDVRATGNIMPEVNRYNIDVVNEAIRELFQTVVIRGKGFDVVEEYMSTKFIPTPRAAFLGINLLARGYGEEEGIGNIVALDIGGCTTDFFANVHSNPLYHYPWDDPKKKVKRTILKTPNYPLAYRRVEGKYGLAYNAENLMELEKFKNGSVEKEISDLFNQKYPDFQENGDHMDRFLVYKEQKWFIKLKEYLKWIHDNPHIMPTTEEENFIRSVLAKETLAVATANNVGHVKETDVYFLQEGVNFFTQDCTLVIVGGTVYHKCKENKDYLIEDLKMIVKGALFNPKEYTVLRPNHKVLLDASYILSTVGGLYGRIDPEKAIRIMKKNFVPLEL; encoded by the coding sequence GTGGATAAATCGAACAAAAAAAGAAGAGTATTAAACTGTTCTATAGACCCCTGTGTTCATACCTTAGGGGTAGAAAGATTTGCTGAGTGGCTGGAGAGCAAAGGAATAGGTTATATTGCCATTAAATTAGGACCAGCTGTATCTATTGATGAATTGATAGATAAAATTAGAGAGTCAAAAGCAGAAGTGGTCACCTTTAGTTATCGCCTGGGAGATTTGCATGTTGATGAAATTATCGAAGAGTTGATAGAAAAAGTATATAAATATGGATTGCAGCCAGAAAAAAGTGGAATAAGGTATTGTTTTGGTGGATTAAGACCCGCAGCTAATTTAGTCAGAGCAATGACTGGCTTACGCATACTGGAGGATAGATTTTCTCCTCCTGAAGATAGACATTTTAATCTGGAAAAGATTGCTCAAGAATATAAAAATAAAGAAAAATTCCAGGGATTTTTCGAAATGGTGGTTGATGATTATGTAACAATGGATGAGTTAGAATATTTTGCTCAGAAAAAAATAAGAGTTGCCAGAGAGAAAATAAAATGGTCTGATGACTTATTAGAAAGGATAAAACAGGTACGTCAATTAGAAAATAGACCAATCATCAGAGCTCATATTGGTGCAGCTGCCGAAACAATAGAACCAACAGTAGAGGGAACCAGAAAAATAAGTGAAGCAGCAGCTCTGGAGATTGTCTCTTTAGCTCCGGATCAGGCCAGTCAGGCATTTCTGGCTAAATTTGTTCGGGGAGAGGAAAATCCGGAGAAATATCGTAAAGGAGAAGGCGGTGCACCAATTCGGAGTAAAGAGGATTTAAGGAGGTTAAAAGAGGCAACTCAATGTGGAAATTACCCTATGATTAGAATATACTCTGGTACCGATGAATTAGTGGAATTAGCTAAGATATTTGAGGAAACTTTACATATGCCGTTTCCAGCAGTGCCTGTATTCTTTTATAACCGTTTAGATGGACGAGGCCCTCTTTCTATTCTGGATGGCATTAATGAACATTTTAATACCATGCGCTGGTGGGCTTCTATAAACAAACCACTGGAGATAAATGATCCCCATCAATGGCAACTCCGAAGGTGCTCAGATGACATGTATGTTACAGACCACATCCTATGTGGAATTATTGCTCTAAAAATGGGTATAAAGAATTATGTCATGCAATTAATGTTTGATTTGCCTCCAGAAATAAATCCCAGATATGATTTAGGGAAAATGAAGGCAGCTTTTGAACTAATTGAGCCACTAACCAGGCATTTTGATTTTAGTATTACTAAAGAAACTCGAGGAGGCCTTTCCAGCTTTCCACCCAATCTAGATAAGGCAAAAAGCCATCTTACCATGACCACTTACTGGCAGATGTTTATGGACCCCGATATTATCCATGTGGTTAGCTACTGTGAAGCGCACCATGATGCTAAGGCAGAAGACATTATTGCTAGCTGTGATATTACCAAACAGACTGTCGAAGAGTACTATCGCACGCCTCTTCCTGAGATCTGGCAGCTTCCTGATGTAATATCTCGGAAGGAAGAGTTAAAGAAAGGAGCTATGTATAATATCTTTCATTTAGCTTTAATGGGAGGATATGAAGGTAAAATAAATTTAGAAAACTTTTTTGAATATACAGTTAATCCTGGAGAAGCTGCCAAAAGGGAAAATGTTGCTGATAGAGCAAAGAACTATGAAACAATGTTACTGGATTTAATTGATGAAAAGAATTACCCATCTGGGCAATGTGACCTGATTAGTGCTGATAACCTGGATTTAGCGTTACAGGTTGGTTTATTCCAGGCACCCCAGGTAACAGTGATAGATAAACGCTATGAGTTAGCAGGAATGTGTAAGACTAAAATTATTGATGGAACTTGTCGCATTGATGAATTTTGTCTGCAAAAGGTAAAAGATGAAATTGAAAGAGTTGATAAGGTTAGAGAACGATTCCCCTGGTATTTCTATAAAGATGTTAGCCAGACTGATGAATTATCAATAGTAGCAGAATCAAAGGATGCTATCGTTGAAGACCATCTCCTCTTATCATTTAGAGACCAATTAGGATTAAAAGATTTGCGGGATAAAAAAATATTGGCGGTAGATTTTGGTAGTACTTACACCAAAATTGCTATCTTTAATACCAATTCAGATGCAGTGGATTTACGTTACGTTCCAACTACAGTTGACGATATTCGTGAAGGTTTGGCGAATGGTTTAGGGTGTCTTGACAAATGTAGGAAAGAAGGCAACTGGGAACCTTTACGGAAGATGATGAATGAATTTGATATAAAACTTCCCTGCAGTAGTGCAAAAGGTGGTTTAAAAATGGTTACTGTTGCTTCTACTGAAAGGGAGAGTGGATTTGCTGCTGATCTTGCAGCTCTGACCGCAGGGGCAAAACTTCTCAATAGTTATGACGGAAAATTATCTTTAGAAGAAGCTCGAGCAATTTATTTAGAAGATGGCCCGGAAATTATTCTCTTAAGTGGTGGAGTTAATGAAGGTGGAGATACAGAAACTGTATTACACAATGCTAAGATATTAGCTGAAACTGCAAAATTAGCAACCTATGCTAAATATGGAATACCGATAATTTATGCTGGAAATGAAGATGTTACTGAGGAAATACTGGATATTTTCCATAGTCACAATATTGATGTAAGGGCAACTGGCAATATTATGCCCGAAGTTAACAGGTATAACATTGATGTAGTAAATGAAGCAATAAGAGAACTCTTTCAGACTGTTGTTATCCGAGGCAAGGGATTTGATGTGGTAGAAGAGTATATGAGTACAAAATTTATACCAACTCCCCGAGCAGCTTTCTTAGGAATTAATTTGTTAGCTCGCGGTTATGGTGAAGAAGAAGGGATCGGGAATATCGTGGCTTTAGATATTGGTGGTTGTACTACTGACTTTTTTGCCAATGTACATTCCAATCCCTTGTATCATTATCCCTGGGATGATCCTAAGAAAAAAGTTAAAAGAACTATACTAAAAACTCCCAATTACCCTCTGGCTTATCGGAGAGTAGAAGGTAAATATGGATTAGCTTATAACGCAGAAAATTTAATGGAACTGGAAAAATTTAAAAATGGTTCAGTAGAAAAGGAAATTAGCGATTTGTTTAATCAGAAATATCCTGATTTTCAGGAGAATGGTGACCATATGGATCGATTTTTAGTTTATAAAGAACAAAAATGGTTTATCAAGCTAAAGGAATATTTAAAGTGGATTCACGATAATCCCCATATTATGCCCACTACAGAAGAGGAAAACTTCATCAGAAGCGTTCTGGCTAAGGAAACTTTAGCAGTAGCTACTGCTAATAATGTAGGGCATGTCAAAGAAACTGATGTTTATTTCTTGCAAGAAGGAGTCAATTTCTTTACTCAGGATTGCACACTGGTAATAGTTGGTGGAACAGTGTATCATAAATGTAAGGAAAACAAAGATTATCTTATAGAAGATCTTAAGATGATTGTAAAAGGAGCCCTTTTCAATCCGAAAGAATATACCGTTTTGAGACCAAACCATAAAGTATTATTGGACGCTTCTTATATTTTATCAACCGTCGGAGGTCTTTACGGAAGAATTGACCCTGAAAAAGCCATTCGTATTATGAAGAAAAATTTTGTACCATTAGAACTATAA
- a CDS encoding NAD/NADP octopine/nopaline dehydrogenase family protein → MSIKTITICGSGNAAHAMIPIIKSNFNCQINLFFRYQHKVDIFQRIIDESRVITAVQGKEELYGRPDKVSRFPEEVCQDADLILLPLPAFAQESVLLQIIPFLKNEVIIGSIPARGGFEYSLLKVLKSVTDKKIKFFGLQTLPWACRTREYASKVDILGKKDIVGLAALPREATLELSEIFTHLLNIKVEPIPNMLTLTLANIGQIVHPGIMYGLFKGNENRKYKKEDIPLFYHGVTSNIAKTLANMSNDMLALTRKLQNRFKNIDLTNVLSLEDWLISSYKNSIIDDHTLEACFITNQAYQGLYAPMKDLENGYYKPDFQSRYLTEDVPFGLIVSKAIALLAQVDTPSIDEVIITVSKWMKKEYLVNGDVKGRDISETRIPQNYGLNNLEQIVNL, encoded by the coding sequence ATGAGTATTAAGACCATTACTATTTGTGGAAGCGGGAATGCAGCTCATGCCATGATTCCAATTATCAAAAGTAATTTTAATTGTCAAATTAATCTTTTTTTTCGTTATCAGCATAAAGTTGATATTTTTCAAAGGATAATTGATGAAAGCAGAGTTATCACTGCAGTACAAGGCAAAGAAGAATTATATGGGAGACCAGATAAAGTAAGTAGATTTCCAGAAGAAGTATGCCAGGATGCTGATTTGATACTTTTGCCTCTGCCAGCATTTGCTCAAGAATCGGTTCTATTGCAAATAATCCCTTTTTTAAAGAATGAAGTAATTATAGGATCAATACCGGCCAGAGGTGGTTTTGAATATTCTTTATTGAAAGTTTTAAAGAGTGTTACTGATAAAAAAATTAAATTTTTTGGTTTACAAACGCTTCCCTGGGCTTGTCGAACCAGAGAATATGCCAGCAAAGTGGATATTTTGGGAAAAAAAGACATAGTAGGATTAGCAGCCCTGCCCCGGGAAGCTACTTTAGAATTATCAGAAATATTTACTCATTTACTAAATATTAAAGTGGAGCCCATCCCTAATATGTTGACCCTTACTTTAGCTAATATCGGTCAGATTGTGCACCCCGGAATTATGTATGGACTTTTCAAAGGAAATGAAAATAGAAAATATAAAAAAGAAGACATTCCCCTCTTTTATCATGGAGTAACCAGTAATATTGCTAAAACACTTGCCAATATGAGCAATGATATGCTTGCCTTAACCAGGAAACTTCAAAATAGATTTAAAAATATAGACTTGACAAATGTATTAAGCTTAGAGGATTGGCTCATATCTTCTTATAAAAATTCAATTATAGATGACCATACTTTAGAAGCCTGTTTTATTACCAATCAAGCTTATCAAGGTTTATATGCGCCTATGAAAGATTTAGAAAATGGTTATTATAAACCAGACTTTCAATCACGTTATCTCACTGAGGATGTACCTTTTGGATTAATAGTTTCTAAAGCAATTGCTTTACTAGCACAAGTAGATACTCCCAGCATTGATGAGGTTATTATTACAGTCAGTAAGTGGATGAAAAAAGAATATTTAGTCAATGGTGATGTGAAGGGGAGAGATATATCTGAAACAAGAATTCCTCAAAATTATGGTCTTAACAACTTAGAACAGATTGTTAATTTATAA